The Litchfieldia alkalitelluris genome has a window encoding:
- a CDS encoding carboxypeptidase M32, protein MSVDIKKAEKQFLDYVKKMTSYNEAIGLMYWDLRTGAPKKGVEQRSEVIGLLSSEVFKMSTSEEMAAYIAKLSPYLNSDEITSVTSKTLEECKKDYDRNKKIPQEEYKEYVILQSKAESVWEEAKSQNDFPLFQPYLEKLVEFNKRFIEYWGYEGNKYNTLLDMYEPGVTVDVLDQVFDQLRKSIVPLVQQIANSEHKPETGFLFNSFSKDKQRQLSLELLKGLGYNFDAGRLDETVHPFATGLNPGDVRITTNYDEQDFRTAVFGTIHECGHAIYEQNIAEELIGTLLCTGTSMGIHESQSLFYENFIGRSFSFWKQNYDLLKSYSNGQFDDITVNEFYRAINESKPSLIRIEADELTYPLHVMVRYEIEKGLFNGEIEVKDLPEIWNQKYEEYLGIKPESNAKGVLQDVHWSGGSFGYFPSYALGYIYAAQIKQAMLKDIPNFDQLLEEGELLTIRNWLTEKVHRFGKSKKPLEILQDVTGEGLNAEHLISYLKEKYQNIYQL, encoded by the coding sequence ATGTCAGTTGATATAAAAAAGGCAGAAAAACAATTTTTAGATTATGTCAAAAAAATGACCAGTTATAATGAAGCTATTGGCTTGATGTATTGGGATTTACGCACAGGAGCACCTAAAAAAGGGGTTGAACAGCGTTCAGAGGTCATTGGACTACTTTCTTCCGAAGTGTTTAAAATGTCTACATCTGAAGAAATGGCTGCTTATATTGCAAAGCTATCACCGTATTTGAATAGTGATGAAATTACTAGTGTCACTTCGAAAACATTAGAAGAATGTAAAAAAGATTACGACCGTAATAAAAAGATCCCACAAGAGGAATATAAGGAGTATGTGATTCTTCAATCAAAAGCAGAGTCAGTTTGGGAAGAGGCAAAATCACAAAATGATTTTCCGCTATTTCAACCTTATTTGGAAAAACTTGTTGAGTTCAATAAACGTTTTATTGAATATTGGGGATATGAAGGGAATAAATATAATACACTGCTAGATATGTATGAGCCTGGTGTAACTGTGGATGTTCTAGATCAAGTGTTTGATCAACTAAGAAAGAGTATTGTCCCTTTAGTTCAACAAATTGCAAATTCAGAGCATAAACCGGAAACTGGATTTTTATTTAACTCCTTTTCTAAAGATAAACAGCGACAATTGAGTTTAGAGCTGTTAAAAGGCTTGGGGTACAATTTTGATGCAGGACGCCTTGATGAAACTGTTCATCCTTTTGCTACTGGACTTAACCCTGGGGATGTTCGTATAACAACCAACTATGATGAACAAGATTTCAGAACTGCCGTATTTGGAACCATTCATGAATGTGGACATGCTATCTATGAACAAAATATAGCAGAAGAGTTAATTGGGACCTTACTTTGCACAGGGACATCCATGGGGATTCATGAATCACAGTCATTATTTTATGAGAACTTCATTGGAAGAAGCTTTTCATTCTGGAAGCAAAACTACGATCTTTTAAAAAGCTATTCTAATGGTCAATTTGATGATATCACTGTGAATGAATTCTATCGTGCAATTAACGAATCGAAACCTTCACTGATTCGGATTGAAGCAGATGAACTTACATACCCACTACATGTAATGGTTCGTTATGAAATTGAAAAAGGATTATTTAATGGGGAGATTGAGGTAAAAGATCTACCTGAAATATGGAACCAAAAATATGAGGAATACCTAGGGATTAAGCCTGAAAGTAACGCCAAGGGAGTTCTTCAGGATGTTCATTGGTCTGGGGGAAGTTTTGGTTATTTTCCATCATATGCATTAGGATATATATATGCTGCACAGATAAAGCAAGCAATGTTAAAAGATATTCCAAACTTTGATCAATTACTTGAAGAAGGTGAGCTTTTAACCATTCGTAATTGGCTAACAGAAAAGGTACATCGTTTTGGTAAGTCCAAGAAACCTCTGGAGATTTTACAAGATGTAACAGGGGAAGGTCTAAATGCAGAACACCTTATTTCTTACTTGAAAGAAAAATATCAAAACATATATCAACTATAA
- a CDS encoding b(o/a)3-type cytochrome-c oxidase subunit 1, with protein MMKTDVVAKMDGKLAMAHIYVAFIALLLGGTAGLLQTLVRSGKFILPAGIGYYQLLTVHGVLLGLVLTTFFIIGFLFAGLSKTSGTLSDKVRTWGWVGFWFMTFGTSLTAGAILTGKASVLYTFYAPLMAHPTFYIGLALVVVGSWISGFAMFAHFAKWKKQNPGKVTPLLSYMAILTMILWLIATLGVAATVLIQYIPWSLGLVDTIDVLISRTLFWYFGHPLVYFWLLPAYMAWYVIIPKIIGGKIFSDSLARLSFVLFLLFSIPVGFHHQLTEPGIAPSWKYLQVILTFLVIIPSLMTAFSMFATFELYGRSKGATGLFGWFRKLPWGDARFFAPFMGMLIFIPAGAGGIINASHQLNQVVHNTIWVTGHFHLTVATTVLLTFFGIAYWLIPHLTGRVMTKAMNKLAIVQTIVWVVGMTFMSSAMHFAGLLGAPRRSAFSTYNDSAQAIDWIPYQIAQAVGGTILFIGIILIIIIVINLSFFAPKGETEFPIGEVEEAAHATPMILENWKLWVGIVIVLILVAYTIPFIDMIQNAPPGSKGFNNLL; from the coding sequence ATGATGAAAACAGATGTTGTTGCGAAGATGGATGGAAAATTAGCAATGGCACACATATATGTTGCCTTTATCGCTTTATTACTTGGAGGCACTGCTGGACTTTTGCAAACTCTAGTCCGTTCTGGTAAATTCATTCTCCCTGCTGGGATTGGCTATTATCAATTACTTACTGTTCATGGTGTCCTTTTAGGACTTGTACTAACTACTTTCTTTATTATTGGTTTTCTTTTCGCAGGCTTAAGTAAAACATCTGGGACTTTATCAGATAAAGTGAGAACATGGGGTTGGGTTGGATTCTGGTTTATGACCTTTGGTACTTCTTTAACCGCAGGTGCCATTTTAACTGGTAAAGCTTCAGTATTATATACTTTCTATGCTCCTTTAATGGCTCACCCTACATTTTACATTGGGTTAGCACTTGTGGTGGTAGGAAGTTGGATAAGTGGCTTTGCTATGTTTGCTCATTTTGCAAAATGGAAGAAACAAAATCCCGGCAAAGTTACACCTTTATTAAGCTATATGGCGATCTTAACTATGATATTATGGTTAATTGCAACACTTGGAGTCGCTGCTACAGTTTTAATTCAATATATTCCGTGGTCCTTAGGTTTAGTTGATACAATCGATGTATTGATTAGTCGTACATTATTTTGGTATTTTGGGCACCCGTTAGTATATTTCTGGCTATTACCCGCTTACATGGCATGGTATGTTATTATTCCAAAAATAATAGGTGGAAAAATCTTTTCTGATTCTTTAGCAAGACTGTCATTTGTATTGTTCTTATTATTCTCAATTCCTGTTGGCTTTCACCATCAGTTAACTGAACCTGGTATCGCCCCTTCTTGGAAATATTTACAGGTTATCTTAACCTTTTTAGTAATTATTCCATCTTTAATGACTGCTTTCTCAATGTTTGCAACCTTTGAGTTATATGGCCGTTCTAAAGGAGCAACAGGACTTTTTGGTTGGTTTAGAAAGCTCCCTTGGGGAGATGCAAGATTTTTTGCTCCTTTTATGGGGATGCTCATTTTTATCCCAGCTGGAGCAGGCGGAATTATTAATGCTTCACACCAATTGAATCAAGTGGTCCACAATACCATCTGGGTAACAGGACATTTTCATTTAACAGTAGCTACTACGGTCCTACTTACGTTTTTCGGGATAGCTTATTGGTTAATCCCTCATCTAACAGGAAGAGTCATGACTAAAGCTATGAATAAATTGGCCATTGTTCAAACCATTGTTTGGGTGGTTGGTATGACGTTTATGTCTTCAGCCATGCATTTCGCCGGCCTACTAGGAGCACCAAGACGATCTGCTTTCTCTACGTATAATGATTCTGCACAGGCAATTGATTGGATTCCCTATCAAATTGCTCAAGCTGTAGGTGGTACGATTCTTTTCATTGGTATCATTTTAATCATTATAATAGTTATAAATCTTTCTTTCTTTGCTCCTAAAGGTGAAACAGAATTTCCTATCGGTGAAGTAGAAGAAGCAGCACATGCAACTCCTATGATTTTGGAAAACTGGAAGCTTTGGGTTGGAATTGTGATCGTTCTTATTTTAGTAGCGTATACAATACCGTTTATAGATATGATTCAGAATGCACCACCAGGGTCAAAAGGATTTAATAATTTATTGTAA